A section of the Agarivorans litoreus genome encodes:
- a CDS encoding CNNM domain-containing protein, whose amino-acid sequence MFLLVSFLCLAIFVSFLCSVLEAVLLSVSPSYIQLQQQQYPNVAERLAKLKASIDKPLAAILTLNTVAHTAGAAGVGAQVAELYGSQYLAISSAIMTVLVLVLSEIVPKTLGVTYWRQLAPFASWLLPLMIKVFYPFVWLSDRITARIGKQQEDFSSLRDEISALAELGHQQGVIEQGESQVLRNLLQLEKLKITEVMTPRAVVQRVELNSTVASFVEEHLSQPFSRFPVYQGERDNFVSYVHKQDVLGAAASGNSDTQISDYSRKLLMLPASVSVRHAYQSLLQARELIAAVVNEYGEVQGLLTMEDIIETLLGQEITDETDAIEDMQRLARFQWLRRLRSKNQRYSR is encoded by the coding sequence GTGTTTCTTTTAGTAAGTTTTTTGTGTCTTGCTATTTTTGTTTCATTTTTATGTTCTGTGTTAGAGGCGGTGCTGCTTAGCGTTTCCCCTAGCTATATTCAGCTGCAACAGCAACAATATCCTAACGTTGCAGAGCGACTCGCCAAGCTAAAGGCGAGTATCGATAAACCGCTGGCGGCAATTCTTACCCTAAATACTGTTGCTCACACTGCCGGTGCCGCTGGCGTGGGTGCACAAGTGGCCGAGCTTTATGGCTCACAATACTTAGCCATTTCATCAGCAATTATGACGGTACTGGTATTAGTATTGTCTGAAATTGTGCCTAAAACCTTAGGAGTAACTTACTGGCGCCAGCTTGCGCCGTTTGCCTCTTGGTTGCTGCCTTTGATGATTAAAGTGTTTTACCCTTTTGTGTGGTTAAGTGATCGCATCACTGCACGTATTGGTAAGCAACAAGAAGATTTTTCAAGCTTGCGTGACGAAATTAGTGCTTTAGCCGAACTTGGTCACCAACAGGGAGTGATAGAGCAAGGCGAGTCGCAAGTATTACGTAATCTACTTCAACTAGAAAAGTTAAAGATTACTGAAGTGATGACTCCGCGCGCGGTTGTGCAGCGTGTTGAACTAAACAGCACCGTGGCAAGCTTTGTTGAAGAGCACTTAAGCCAGCCGTTTTCGCGTTTTCCGGTATACCAAGGTGAGCGCGACAACTTTGTCTCTTACGTGCATAAACAAGATGTTTTAGGCGCAGCTGCAAGCGGCAATAGCGACACACAAATAAGTGATTACTCGCGTAAGTTGCTAATGCTGCCAGCTAGCGTAAGTGTTAGGCATGCTTATCAAAGCTTGTTACAGGCTCGAGAGCTTATTGCTGCTGTAGTGAACGAATACGGTGAAGTGCAAGGCTTGCTTACCATGGAAGACATTATAGAAACCCTGTTGGGCCAAGAAATCACCGACGAAACTGATGCCATTGAAGACATGCAGCGCTTAGCCCGCTTCCAGTGGTT
- a CDS encoding YagK/YfjJ domain-containing protein, whose product MTSNGLYRVITYKDLHWWVQGNHGGLNLSAIKRIVDQLEAMLSHHNKVLVLRFDLHCKSYSPDNRELSKFLKQLKIKLKAKYGFVRIGYVCCRERAKANAQHYHLALFLDGNKVNYPSKICEMIECTWNQGSVYFPKNRYYKLTRDDFNPILETVFRLSYLAKTRSKEGTLPQTKKHLSSRIQRGPRFRFKN is encoded by the coding sequence ATGACCAGTAACGGGTTGTATCGAGTAATTACATACAAGGATTTACACTGGTGGGTGCAGGGTAATCATGGAGGGTTAAATCTATCCGCGATTAAGAGGATAGTAGACCAGCTAGAAGCAATGTTAAGTCACCACAATAAAGTGCTAGTACTTCGATTTGATTTACATTGTAAATCATACTCACCCGACAACCGCGAACTAAGCAAATTCTTAAAACAACTAAAGATTAAACTAAAAGCCAAATACGGCTTTGTTAGAATTGGTTATGTATGCTGTAGAGAAAGAGCAAAAGCCAATGCTCAGCATTATCACTTAGCACTCTTTTTAGACGGAAACAAAGTCAACTACCCATCAAAAATATGCGAGATGATTGAATGCACTTGGAATCAAGGCTCGGTTTACTTCCCCAAAAATCGATATTACAAGCTTACTCGAGATGACTTCAACCCCATACTGGAAACTGTTTTTAGATTATCTTACCTTGCGAAAACAAGAAGCAAAGAAGGTACGCTGCCTCAGACGAAAAAACACTTATCGAGCAGGATACAAAGGGGCCCCCGCTTTAGGTTTAAAAACTAA
- a CDS encoding AlpA family phage regulatory protein codes for MRYFPTERVVRLPEIIEVTGLSRSAIYSRINNKTFPPPFSLGGKAVGWFAYEIESVTFAWSNGMPPKKVRKLIEELLSKRKAKL; via the coding sequence ATGCGCTACTTTCCAACCGAAAGAGTTGTACGTTTACCAGAAATAATCGAAGTAACAGGCCTTTCACGCTCAGCCATTTATTCACGAATAAACAACAAAACCTTTCCACCTCCATTCTCTTTAGGGGGAAAAGCCGTTGGCTGGTTTGCTTATGAAATAGAGAGCGTCACTTTTGCGTGGTCTAATGGGATGCCCCCTAAAAAAGTAAGGAAACTGATAGAAGAGCTTTTAAGTAAACGAAAAGCCAAGCTCTGA
- a CDS encoding integrase domain-containing protein — translation MARVVKPLTHTEVKNAQAVGKDLKLYDGGGLQLRVRVSGTKSWVFDYFTPLTNKRTRITFGKYPAISLQEARRLRDEAKALLAKGIDPKEAKNEKVKEQKLTESNTLYSVAKSWLEVKKSKVTADYALDIWRSLELHILPILGARPISSIRAPETIDVIKAIAARGNFETVRRVIQRLNEIMTYAVNTGVIESNRLTGIKAAFETPSKKHMPSIRPEELPELMLELSRAQISFITRCVIEWQLHTMTRPSESTGAMWSEIDFVNSLWVIPKERMKNRKEHTIPLSTQTLGLLEMMKPISSQSKFIFPSAKSLEKHIHPYSPNMALKRMGFKSRLVAHGLRALASTTLNEQGFDKDVIEAALSHSDKNQIRSAYNRSTYLDARKKMMQWWSSHIEDAARGAINLSSHTKLRSVV, via the coding sequence ATGGCAAGAGTAGTAAAACCTTTAACACACACTGAAGTAAAAAATGCCCAAGCGGTAGGTAAAGATCTCAAGCTTTACGATGGTGGAGGGTTACAGCTAAGAGTGAGAGTTAGTGGCACCAAGTCTTGGGTTTTTGACTATTTCACTCCCCTAACCAATAAACGCACTCGGATTACATTCGGCAAATACCCCGCTATTTCGCTTCAGGAAGCCAGAAGATTAAGAGATGAAGCTAAAGCACTACTAGCTAAAGGCATTGACCCTAAAGAAGCCAAAAACGAAAAAGTTAAGGAACAGAAGCTAACTGAATCAAATACACTCTACTCTGTAGCCAAGAGCTGGCTGGAGGTTAAAAAGTCTAAAGTAACAGCTGATTACGCATTAGACATATGGCGATCTCTTGAATTGCATATTCTACCGATATTGGGTGCGAGGCCTATAAGCTCAATAAGAGCCCCTGAAACCATAGATGTAATAAAGGCAATTGCAGCAAGGGGAAACTTTGAAACTGTAAGGCGAGTAATTCAACGACTAAATGAAATTATGACTTATGCCGTGAATACAGGAGTAATTGAATCCAACAGGCTAACAGGCATTAAAGCTGCTTTTGAGACGCCATCTAAAAAACATATGCCCAGTATAAGACCTGAAGAGTTGCCTGAGTTAATGCTTGAACTGAGCCGAGCTCAAATAAGCTTTATCACAAGATGTGTAATTGAGTGGCAACTTCATACAATGACAAGACCAAGTGAATCCACAGGCGCAATGTGGTCTGAAATCGATTTCGTTAACTCCTTATGGGTTATTCCCAAAGAGCGTATGAAAAACCGCAAAGAACATACAATTCCACTTTCTACTCAAACGCTGGGCTTACTTGAAATGATGAAACCTATAAGCTCGCAATCTAAGTTCATTTTCCCCTCAGCTAAAAGTCTAGAGAAGCACATTCACCCGTATTCGCCCAACATGGCACTAAAAAGAATGGGTTTTAAAAGCAGGTTAGTTGCACATGGGCTTAGAGCGCTAGCCAGTACAACTTTAAACGAACAGGGATTCGACAAAGATGTCATAGAAGCCGCATTATCGCACTCAGATAAGAATCAAATACGCAGCGCTTATAACCGCTCAACTTACTTAGACGCTCGTAAGAAGATGATGCAATGGTGGTCAAGCCATATTGAGGATGCAGCGAGGGGAGCAATTAATTTAAGCAGCCACACGAAGCTAAGGAGTGTTGTTTAA
- the smpB gene encoding SsrA-binding protein SmpB, with protein sequence MSKKKSKSKAGSNTIALNKKARHEYRIEDKFEAGMELQGWEVKSMRTGKVNIAESYVYVRDGEAFISGLNIQPLLSASTHVVADPTRIRKLLLNRRELDKLIGAVERQGYTIVATALYWKGSWAKLEIGLAKGKKDQDKREDEKDREWQRTKDRVMKHSFR encoded by the coding sequence ATGAGCAAGAAAAAATCAAAATCAAAAGCTGGTTCCAACACCATTGCGCTAAATAAAAAAGCGCGTCATGAGTACCGTATCGAAGACAAATTCGAAGCGGGCATGGAACTACAAGGCTGGGAAGTTAAATCCATGCGAACCGGGAAGGTAAATATCGCCGAGAGCTACGTATACGTGCGCGACGGTGAAGCCTTTATCTCTGGTTTAAACATTCAACCTCTTCTTTCTGCCTCTACTCACGTAGTAGCAGATCCAACCCGCATTCGTAAATTACTACTTAATCGTCGCGAGCTGGATAAACTCATTGGCGCGGTGGAGCGCCAAGGCTACACCATTGTAGCTACCGCCTTATACTGGAAAGGCTCTTGGGCCAAACTAGAAATTGGTTTAGCCAAAGGTAAAAAAGACCAAGACAAGCGTGAAGATGAAAAAGATCGCGAATGGCAACGCACTAAAGACCGCGTAATGAAGCATAGCTTTAGGTAA
- a CDS encoding SRPBCC family protein yields the protein MPQVNRSALVMFSAKQMYQLVNDVNAYPEFLPGCVNSKILEESPSTMVAQVGVAKAGIKNKFVTKNTLTEDQSIQMKLVDGPFKSLTGVWNFVALDEQACKVMLDLDFEFSNKLIAAAFGRVFNELAGNMVQAFVERAKQVY from the coding sequence ATGCCGCAAGTTAACCGTAGTGCCTTAGTGATGTTTAGCGCTAAGCAAATGTACCAATTAGTGAATGATGTAAATGCTTACCCAGAGTTTTTACCCGGTTGTGTAAACAGTAAGATATTAGAAGAAAGCCCGTCTACCATGGTTGCGCAAGTTGGGGTTGCTAAAGCAGGCATTAAAAATAAGTTTGTGACAAAAAATACCCTTACTGAGGACCAGTCAATTCAAATGAAATTGGTGGATGGCCCGTTTAAATCGTTAACAGGAGTATGGAACTTTGTGGCCTTAGATGAGCAAGCTTGTAAAGTGATGTTGGATTTAGATTTTGAGTTTAGCAATAAATTAATAGCTGCGGCGTTTGGCCGTGTATTTAATGAATTAGCTGGCAATATGGTGCAAGCCTTTGTCGAGCGGGCCAAGCAGGTATATTAA
- a CDS encoding RnfH family protein, whose protein sequence is MSNQINVEVVYGLPENQVLLALKVEQGCSILEAIYQSGIVQHFPEIEPEKASVGIFSRAAKLTQELRDGDRVEIYRPLIADPKELRKIRAERAKAEGRASKVTGGRPKAKSTDSENQKAR, encoded by the coding sequence GTGTCGAATCAGATAAATGTAGAAGTGGTTTATGGCTTGCCAGAGAATCAAGTGTTGTTGGCACTAAAGGTAGAGCAAGGGTGCAGTATTTTAGAGGCCATTTATCAATCTGGCATTGTGCAACATTTCCCTGAGATTGAGCCTGAAAAGGCATCGGTTGGTATTTTTAGCCGCGCAGCAAAACTCACTCAGGAATTGAGGGATGGTGATAGGGTTGAAATATATCGTCCGTTAATTGCCGACCCCAAAGAGTTGCGAAAAATTCGTGCCGAGCGGGCAAAAGCGGAAGGGCGGGCTAGTAAGGTAACCGGCGGTAGGCCAAAAGCCAAAAGCACAGACAGCGAAAACCAAAAAGCCAGATGA